In Syntrophales bacterium, the genomic stretch AATTATATACTTGCTGCAGCAGACCCATAGGAATAAAACCGGTATCTCCGCCCAGAGGAGGACAGATTAAGATGGCGCCGCCCCTAACTTTGGCTTGATATTTTACCCCAATGAAATATTGCTTCATCGTGCAAAATCATCCAATTAAGAAGGGGCTCCCGATGAAGTAGATTCCCAAAAGGCCGATGACGACCCCGGCGCTCTTGCGGAACCATCCCCCCGAGCCGATCCAGCTCTGGTTCTCGGTCAGGCGCCGCACCAGCGCCGTCGAGCTGCCGGCGACCACAATGGGAAGGCAGTGGCCCAAGGCAAAAAGCAGGATCAAAAGGATCCCCGTCAGCACCTGCTGCTGCACCGTGATGATAGCCAGGATCGGGGCGATGAAGCCGAAGGTGCACGAGCCGGAAAGCACCCCGTAGGCAAGCCCCAGAAGAAAAGCGCCGCGCAGGCCCTTGACGTTCAGTCTTTGCAGCCGGCTGCCGGAGAAGTTGCACTTCTCTACCCCGAGCATCCCCAGGGCGACCCAGATCAGAACGAGACCGACCACGATCTTCCAGTAGCTGCCCACATCCCCCAGCATCCGGCCCAGAAGCGCGCAGACAATGCCGATCAGGGCGATCGTGATGAAGAGCCCCGCGGTAAAAAGAATGGCGTAATTGGCGGCCTGCCGGGGCTTGAGGGCCTGATCCTGCCCGGCCACGTAGGCCACGACCAGCGGAATGGAGGCTAGATGGCAGGGGCTGAAAAGAACGCTGACCATCCCCCAGAGAAAACAGCCCAATGCCGCAAGGTAGGTCGCGCTGGTAATCCAGTCGTTGATAGTGAGAAAAAATGGCGTCAGCATGTTCATCCCTCCAATTTTATGCCCATTTTTCTGAACTGGCGGACGATATCTTCCTCACTGAAAAATCCCTCACGTCGGAGCGAGCCGATCCAGTTGCCGACGCCGGGGGCAAAGTAACCCAGCAAAACGCCCGCCCCCATCGCCAGAAAGATCCAAAGCGTCAGGAAGCGGTCCAGAAATGAGAGCTTTTTAACGATACTTTCAGACATATTAACCTCCGTTCTCATTCTTTCAGCGAGATGGTCCCTAACATAGGGCCCGTTTTCACCGTTCAAGTTCCGCCGGAAGACCTTTACGTCCCTCTCCGGTTCGAGGATGCAAGGAATGGCCTCTTCGTCTTCGATTGAATGTTATGATGGGTTATATCTACGGCTGAATTTGTACATAACCTTCCTGTATCAATTGGATTAATCGACCCACAGCACCTGAGTGAACCTTCACCTCGGGTAAAAGGTCGTCATTACCCCATGTATGGTTCTTCATAGAAACTGCGCACTCTTCGATCTGCACACCCTGTTTTATCAGTTCGGCAATGAGTTCTTTGTAAGGATTGCCGGTGGTGACTTTGCGGTAAGCATTGTAAGCCTCGTCATTCAACGTCATATATGCTGCATCACCGTGAAAGACGCCGATGATCTGCCCTTTGGTTTTCATTTCCTTAAATCGGTTTGCCAAGAGGTACATGTAGTTGATACCTACAGGCAAGTCACCAGCAAATGCCAGATGATCCATATTAAAAACTACATTTGCTTTTTCCAGTACCACCGGGATATCAACATGAATCATGCGCTCCTCCTCAATATCCTTGTTGTCAGATGCTAATAGGAAACTCTACTGTCCAAAACATACAAGCAAAGGTGCTGCAAATAAAATCTTCATCCAATTGTTTTTACTCATTTAAATGCCTTTTCCCTTTATGGTGACTAATGTTTCCTCGTTTATATTCAAGCAGATAATGTTTGCCTGACTCCTTCCTCACCTCCTTTTGATGGACACAAAAATGTCGAAATTCCACTTACACTGCCACAAAGGTGCCCCTGAGGTCTGCGAAAACGGGGAGGTGGCTGCCCAGGTATGTCCGTAGCGCATCTACGATCCGTTCCGACCGGTTTTCGCGATTGCGGCCGTATTTCTGAGGGACCCCTTGCGGCGTGACGAATGCCGCTGTGTAATACCGGCCGGGCTGCACCTCCTCATCGCCTGCGAATAGTTTTTGAATACGGTGTCCTGGAGGATTCTCTACCTTGAAGTAGACATTAAGACCGAGACAGCGCTTAACATAACCTCCCATTTGATTGTACGGGTCGCACGAAAACGTCCTTTCGAGATTCTCCTCCAACATCTCCTTAATTTCCTCTCCCGTCAACTCTCCTGTTGAGACAGGCGGATTCATTGGGATAATGTTGTAAAGGTCATTCAAGGTTATCTTCCCGGGAACTATCGGTGCGCCGTAGCGCCAGCCATTTGAAAATGCCAATTGGGCACCGGTGCTTTCGAGTAAAGCCTGAAGGAGGAAATTGTCCATAGTGGCCTCCAGGGTCGTTCCCCGGTTGAGCGCTGTGACAGTTTCACCGACAACTTCTGAGAGGTCATTCTTATAGGGCGCGAGCGCCTGTTGTATCAGTTCATCTGCTGTGGGGTCGGGTTGTATTGCTGCTTCAACCTCGATCAACCGGTGCCGGTAATCGACGATTTGTCCGCCATCCATTTCCAAATCCAGGCGACCCAAAAAAGAACCATGGCAGCCTGATTGTATAACAATAGTTTTCCCATTAAGGACCGGTTTATAAAGACGGTTATGGGTGTGGCCGCTGAGACAGACATCTATGCCATGCACCTCGGACAAAAGTCTCATCTCCTGAGGGAACCCGAGGTGCGAGACCAAAACGATTAAGTCCACCTTTTCCTGAGTGCGTAACGTATCGACAATTGGCGGAAGTTCATCCCTGCCCAGGGTAAAGGATATGCCTTCGCTGTAGGAAGGCGGCATGGTCTTGTCCACAATATTTGAGGCGATCCCCACAAGGCCGATCCGTAATCCGCCAATCTCTTTTATGATATACGACGGATAGACCAGCTTATTTGTCTCTTTATCGTAAATATTGTTTGCCAGCATCGGATAATTGAGTTCAGCGACCCGCTGGTTAAATACCTTTGGACCATAGGCAAATTCCCAGTGTGCCGTCATCGCATCAAGCCCCAATGAATTCAAGATATGGATCAAAGCTTGTCCCTGGGTCTTTAGGGCAGGATAGGTGCCGTGCATTGTATCACCGCAGTCGCAAAAGAGAATGCGCCCCTGGTTTTCAGCCCGAATCTGTTTTACGATCGTGGCGATTCGGGCATATCCGCCCGCAGGACGATAGACTGCCTGACCTCTCTGCCAGAACATCTCCTGGTGCAAATCAAAATAGGCATGGCTGTCGTTCATTTGAACTATTGAAAGTATCTTTCTGCTCTTCATTTTCTTCTCCTTCCTTTCAGACCGGTCACTGACTTCTTTTCTCATTGATAATCTTTACCAACCCCCAGCGGACATCTACCGTCAGGCTACCGAAGTGAGACATAATGGTTCCCGGATAACCATTTGCTATAACGTCAAAGGCCCTTTCAGGCGACAAACTGTAAACGGTAAAGTCAGGAGGGGACGGTTGAAAACCTTTTGAAAGCGCTGAACCCCTGCCGTCCCTTCCATGGCAGAGGGAGCAGGTTTCGTCATAAATCTTTCCGGCCTGCTGAAATATTGTCTCAGGGATTTTAACAGCAAGGGGTCCGGGTAAGTACTATGAATCAAATACATTACAAGGAAGATTCCGACTGCAAGGACTGATATGGTGAGCAGTATGTCAAGTATCGATGACGGTTGATAGGTATCCTCGTCTATTTGTCTCTCAACCTTCTTGTACTTGACAAATGCAAGCAGGCCCAGCAACGTGCCAAGACCGACAAGGAATATTCCCACGATTGCCGAATATCCATGAGAAGTAGGTAAAGCTTTTTCAATATTTGATTTTCCCAAAATCAATGACATTTGTTTTATGAACAA encodes the following:
- a CDS encoding cytochrome c biogenesis protein CcdA; translation: MLTPFFLTINDWITSATYLAALGCFLWGMVSVLFSPCHLASIPLVVAYVAGQDQALKPRQAANYAILFTAGLFITIALIGIVCALLGRMLGDVGSYWKIVVGLVLIWVALGMLGVEKCNFSGSRLQRLNVKGLRGAFLLGLAYGVLSGSCTFGFIAPILAIITVQQQVLTGILLILLFALGHCLPIVVAGSSTALVRRLTENQSWIGSGGWFRKSAGVVIGLLGIYFIGSPFLIG
- a CDS encoding DsrE family protein, whose product is MIHVDIPVVLEKANVVFNMDHLAFAGDLPVGINYMYLLANRFKEMKTKGQIIGVFHGDAAYMTLNDEAYNAYRKVTTGNPYKELIAELIKQGVQIEECAVSMKNHTWGNDDLLPEVKVHSGAVGRLIQLIQEGYVQIQP
- a CDS encoding 5'-nucleotidase C-terminal domain-containing protein, which encodes MKSRKILSIVQMNDSHAYFDLHQEMFWQRGQAVYRPAGGYARIATIVKQIRAENQGRILFCDCGDTMHGTYPALKTQGQALIHILNSLGLDAMTAHWEFAYGPKVFNQRVAELNYPMLANNIYDKETNKLVYPSYIIKEIGGLRIGLVGIASNIVDKTMPPSYSEGISFTLGRDELPPIVDTLRTQEKVDLIVLVSHLGFPQEMRLLSEVHGIDVCLSGHTHNRLYKPVLNGKTIVIQSGCHGSFLGRLDLEMDGGQIVDYRHRLIEVEAAIQPDPTADELIQQALAPYKNDLSEVVGETVTALNRGTTLEATMDNFLLQALLESTGAQLAFSNGWRYGAPIVPGKITLNDLYNIIPMNPPVSTGELTGEEIKEMLEENLERTFSCDPYNQMGGYVKRCLGLNVYFKVENPPGHRIQKLFAGDEEVQPGRYYTAAFVTPQGVPQKYGRNRENRSERIVDALRTYLGSHLPVFADLRGTFVAV
- a CDS encoding DUF202 domain-containing protein, which produces MSEIIEDKKSASVRNRRVHMANERTFLAWIRTSIGIMAFGFVVEKFALFIKQMSLILGKSNIEKALPTSHGYSAIVGIFLVGLGTLLGLLAFVKYKKVERQIDEDTYQPSSILDILLTISVLAVGIFLVMYLIHSTYPDPLLLKSLRQYFSRPERFMTKPAPSAMEGTAGVQRFQKVFNRPLLTLPFTVCRLKGPLTL